One genomic segment of Aquamicrobium lusatiense includes these proteins:
- a CDS encoding LysR family transcriptional regulator encodes MIDKLEFFIALAREEHFGRAAEICGVTQPTLSAAIKQLEDQLGVMLVKRGSRFQGLTAEGDQVLVWARRIVGDAHAMREEMRAARHGLSGRIRIAAIPTALAMMPRLTTPFREKHPGVTFSIMSRTSIEILSLLGNFEIDAGITYLDNEPLGRVTSVPLYHERYQLITSAGNPLAEREKVTWKEVSRLPLCLLTPDMQNRRIIDQHLAEAGVQMRPTLESNSMIVLFSHIRTGKWSSIMPLTLTETLGFAEPIRAIPIVEPDASHIVGLVVGPRLPHTPLVSGLLDEARALARFFQRER; translated from the coding sequence ATGATCGACAAGCTGGAATTCTTCATCGCCCTTGCCCGTGAGGAGCATTTCGGCCGCGCGGCTGAAATCTGCGGCGTCACGCAGCCCACCCTTTCGGCGGCGATCAAGCAGCTTGAGGACCAGCTCGGCGTCATGCTGGTCAAGCGCGGTTCGCGCTTCCAGGGGCTGACGGCGGAGGGCGATCAGGTACTGGTGTGGGCTCGCCGCATCGTCGGCGACGCACACGCCATGCGCGAGGAAATGCGCGCGGCGCGGCACGGCCTGTCGGGGCGCATCCGCATAGCCGCCATCCCGACCGCGCTGGCGATGATGCCGCGCCTGACGACGCCGTTCCGCGAAAAGCATCCGGGCGTGACGTTCTCGATCATGTCGCGCACGTCGATCGAAATCCTGTCGCTGCTCGGCAATTTCGAGATTGACGCCGGCATCACCTATCTCGACAACGAGCCGCTTGGCCGCGTGACCAGCGTGCCGCTCTATCATGAGCGCTATCAGCTCATCACCTCGGCCGGCAATCCGCTGGCCGAGCGGGAGAAGGTGACGTGGAAGGAGGTTAGCCGGCTGCCGCTCTGTCTGCTGACGCCAGATATGCAGAACCGCCGCATCATCGACCAGCATCTGGCCGAGGCCGGGGTGCAGATGCGGCCCACGCTGGAATCGAATTCCATGATCGTGCTGTTCTCGCATATCCGCACCGGCAAATGGTCGTCGATCATGCCGCTCACCCTCACCGAGACCCTTGGCTTCGCCGAGCCGATCCGTGCGATTCCCATTGTGGAACCGGATGCCAGCCACATTGTCGGTCTCGTCGTGGGACCACGCCTGCCGCACACGCCTCTGGTTTCGGGCCTGCTGGACGAGGCAAGGGCGCTGGCCCGGTTTTTTCAGCGCGAAAGATAA
- the pgl gene encoding 6-phosphogluconolactonase has product MTAQETAQAATQGYDWTAFSDREALAETLADRVAETLSAAIERRGAGFLAVSGGTTPGRFFAALSSRPIAWDKVTVTLVDERFVPPSSPRSNAALVADTLLRNAASAARFAPLYHAADSAADAAIAAEAELATLPWPLDAAVLGMGTDGHTASFFPDADTLPDLLDPHNARIVLPVEAASAGEPRLTLSMPRLTGAGFLALHIEGAEKRAVFEAAMQAAIQGDDRKPIRAVIEASPRPVNVFWAP; this is encoded by the coding sequence ATGACGGCGCAGGAGACAGCACAAGCGGCGACACAGGGCTACGACTGGACCGCGTTTTCGGACCGCGAGGCACTGGCCGAAACTCTGGCCGACCGGGTGGCGGAAACACTTAGCGCAGCCATCGAACGCCGCGGTGCTGGCTTTCTCGCCGTCTCCGGCGGCACCACGCCGGGGCGCTTTTTCGCAGCACTTTCCAGCCGCCCGATCGCATGGGACAAGGTGACGGTGACGCTGGTGGACGAACGCTTCGTGCCGCCTTCCTCGCCGCGCTCAAATGCGGCGCTGGTGGCCGATACGCTCCTGCGCAATGCGGCCTCCGCCGCCCGCTTCGCGCCGCTTTATCATGCGGCAGACAGTGCGGCCGATGCAGCAATTGCCGCCGAAGCGGAACTCGCCACGCTGCCATGGCCGCTCGACGCAGCCGTGCTCGGCATGGGGACGGACGGCCACACCGCGTCCTTCTTTCCCGACGCCGACACGCTCCCCGACCTGCTCGACCCGCACAATGCGCGCATCGTGCTGCCGGTCGAAGCAGCCAGTGCGGGCGAGCCGCGCCTGACATTGTCCATGCCCCGGCTGACCGGAGCAGGCTTTCTCGCCCTCCACATCGAGGGCGCCGAAAAGCGCGCGGTCTTCGAAGCGGCCATGCAGGCGGCCATTCAGGGCGACGACAGAAAACCGATCCGGGCGGTGATCGAGGCATCGCCACGCCCGGTCAATGTGTTCTGGGCCCCCTGA
- a CDS encoding transporter substrate-binding domain-containing protein: MRFRLAAVVVVFLAALLPAAKAQEPVIPQLWDAKERLSKPDLSALPRLRFLTTTDFPPFNFLDGQGRLSGFHVDLARAICARLELADKCQIQAVPWDELQGALELGEGEAIIAGLAATAETRTAYAFSRPYLQFPARFAVQKSRAPSEPVQDSLRGRPVGVVAGSAHERMLRDYFGAVTVVPLPDEDALQAELKAGRIDAAFGDGMRLSFWLADAASEKCCRFAGGPLIAPEYLGTGLAIATRAGDALLPAALDYALQDIAAKGTFAELYLRYFPVGFY; encoded by the coding sequence GTGCGTTTCCGGCTTGCCGCAGTTGTCGTCGTTTTTCTTGCCGCTTTGCTGCCCGCTGCAAAGGCGCAGGAGCCTGTCATTCCGCAATTGTGGGATGCAAAGGAACGGCTCTCAAAACCGGATCTGTCGGCATTGCCGCGGCTGCGGTTTCTGACCACGACGGATTTTCCGCCGTTCAACTTCCTCGACGGTCAGGGCCGGCTGTCGGGTTTTCATGTCGATCTTGCCCGCGCCATTTGCGCCCGGCTGGAGCTTGCCGACAAATGCCAGATACAGGCTGTTCCATGGGACGAACTGCAGGGCGCGCTGGAACTGGGCGAGGGTGAGGCCATCATCGCGGGCCTGGCCGCGACAGCGGAAACACGCACCGCCTACGCCTTCTCGCGCCCCTATCTGCAGTTTCCCGCGCGGTTTGCCGTGCAGAAATCGCGGGCTCCATCGGAGCCTGTGCAGGACAGTCTCAGGGGCAGGCCGGTCGGCGTTGTGGCGGGCTCGGCGCATGAGCGCATGCTGCGCGATTACTTTGGAGCGGTCACGGTCGTTCCCCTGCCGGACGAGGATGCCCTGCAAGCCGAGCTGAAGGCCGGGCGCATCGATGCCGCCTTTGGCGACGGCATGCGCCTGTCGTTCTGGCTGGCCGATGCGGCTTCGGAAAAATGCTGCCGCTTTGCGGGTGGCCCGCTGATCGCGCCCGAATATCTCGGCACGGGGCTGGCGATTGCCACCCGCGCCGGCGATGCGCTGCTGCCTGCGGCTCTGGATTACGCATTGCAGGACATTGCGGCGAAAGGCACTTTTGCCGAACTCTACCTGCGCTATTTCCCGGTCGGCTTCTACTGA
- a CDS encoding inorganic phosphate transporter — translation MDATIALPLLIGLIGVALFFDFLNGLHDAANSIATIVSTRVLRPQYAVMWAAFFNFIAFLFFGLHVAETLGTGIVDADIVTPGVIFAALAGAIAWNIITWLAGIPSSSSHALIGGLLGAGIAKAGTGAVVWTGVLKTTSAIVLSPLTGFVLALVLILIVSWLFVRQTPFAVDRSFRVLQFISASLYSLGHGGNDAQKTMGIIAVLLYSQGMLGDTFYVPLWVVLSCQAVLALGTLFGGWRIVHTMGSKITRLNPMQGFCAETGGAITLFGATWLGIPVSTTHTITGAIIGVGAARRVSAVRWGIAGNIVIAWVVTLPATAIISAVTYYLIQLAG, via the coding sequence ATGGACGCCACAATCGCCCTCCCGCTGCTGATCGGCCTGATCGGCGTCGCCCTGTTCTTCGATTTCCTCAACGGGCTGCACGATGCCGCGAACTCCATCGCGACCATCGTCTCCACGCGGGTGCTGCGGCCGCAATATGCGGTGATGTGGGCCGCCTTCTTCAACTTCATCGCCTTCCTGTTCTTCGGCCTGCATGTGGCCGAGACGCTGGGAACCGGCATTGTCGATGCCGACATCGTCACGCCCGGCGTGATCTTCGCGGCCCTTGCAGGGGCGATCGCGTGGAACATCATCACATGGCTTGCCGGCATTCCATCGAGCAGTTCGCATGCGCTGATCGGCGGCCTGCTGGGGGCGGGCATCGCCAAGGCCGGAACCGGCGCCGTGGTGTGGACGGGTGTTCTCAAGACCACGTCCGCCATCGTGCTGTCGCCGCTCACCGGCTTCGTTCTCGCTCTTGTGCTGATCCTGATCGTGTCATGGCTCTTCGTGCGCCAGACCCCGTTCGCGGTCGACCGCTCGTTCCGCGTGCTGCAATTCATTTCCGCCTCGCTCTACTCGCTCGGCCATGGCGGCAACGACGCGCAGAAGACGATGGGCATCATCGCCGTGCTGCTCTACTCGCAGGGCATGCTGGGCGATACCTTCTACGTGCCGCTGTGGGTGGTGCTGAGCTGTCAGGCGGTTCTGGCGCTGGGCACGCTGTTCGGCGGCTGGCGCATCGTGCACACGATGGGTTCCAAGATCACCCGGCTGAACCCGATGCAGGGGTTCTGCGCCGAGACCGGCGGGGCGATCACCCTGTTCGGCGCCACCTGGCTCGGCATTCCGGTTTCGACCACCCACACCATCACCGGCGCCATAATCGGCGTGGGTGCGGCGCGCCGCGTTTCGGCGGTGCGCTGGGGCATTGCCGGCAATATCGTAATCGCCTGGGTGGTGACGCTTCCGGCAACGGCGATCATTTCGGCCGTCACCTATTATCTGATACAGCTGGCAGGATGA
- the edd gene encoding phosphogluconate dehydratase: MTARSDIQAITDRIRERSRASREAYLGRISDAAGKAANRSVLSCGNLAHGFAVCSPQEKTALSGDAVPNLGIVTAYNDMLSAHQPFETFPALIKQAAREAGGIAQVAGGVPAMCDGVTQGMPGMELSLFSRDVIAMAAAVGLSHNMFDAAVFLGVCDKIVPGLLIAALTFGHLPAVFIPAGPMTSGLPNDEKARVRQLYAEGKVGRAELLEAESKSYHGPGTCTFYGTANSNQMLMEIMGLHTPGASFVNPGTPLRDALTREAARRALAITRLGNDYIPAGRMIDERAIVNGVVGLHATGGSTNHTIHLIAMAAAAGIRLTWQDISDLAEAVPLLARVYPNGLSDVNHFAAAGGMGFLIRELLDAGLLHEDVQTVWGEGLRTYTVEAKLGPDGSVVREPAPRDSGDEKVLAPFAKAFQPTGGLKVLAGNIGHAIIKTSAVKPERHVIEAPARVFDSQQGLNDAFKAGELTGDFIAVIRFQGPKANGMPELHRLTTVLGILQDRGQRVALVTDGRMSGASGKVPAAIHVTPEALEGGVIGKIRDGDVVRLDATTGTLELLVSAADLALRPEPHPDLSENEFGFGRELFAGFRHLAGRADHGASAFGNAA; this comes from the coding sequence ATGACAGCCAGAAGCGACATCCAAGCCATCACGGACCGGATCAGGGAGCGCTCGCGCGCCAGCCGCGAGGCCTATCTCGGCCGCATCTCCGACGCAGCCGGCAAGGCGGCCAACCGTTCGGTGCTCTCCTGCGGCAACCTTGCCCACGGCTTCGCCGTCTGCAGCCCGCAGGAAAAGACCGCGCTTTCGGGCGATGCCGTTCCCAATCTCGGCATCGTCACCGCCTATAACGACATGCTCTCCGCCCACCAGCCGTTCGAGACCTTCCCCGCACTGATCAAGCAGGCGGCGCGCGAGGCCGGCGGCATCGCGCAGGTAGCGGGCGGCGTGCCGGCCATGTGCGATGGCGTGACACAGGGAATGCCCGGCATGGAGCTGTCGCTGTTCTCGCGCGACGTCATCGCCATGGCGGCGGCCGTCGGCCTGTCGCACAACATGTTCGACGCCGCCGTCTTCCTCGGCGTCTGCGACAAGATCGTGCCCGGCCTGCTGATCGCGGCCCTCACCTTCGGCCATCTGCCGGCCGTGTTCATTCCGGCCGGACCGATGACCTCGGGCCTGCCCAATGACGAGAAGGCGCGCGTGCGCCAGCTCTATGCCGAAGGCAAGGTCGGCCGCGCCGAGCTGCTGGAAGCCGAATCGAAATCCTATCACGGGCCCGGTACCTGCACCTTCTACGGCACCGCCAATTCCAACCAGATGCTGATGGAGATCATGGGCCTGCACACGCCGGGCGCCTCCTTCGTCAATCCGGGCACGCCGCTGCGCGACGCACTGACCAGGGAAGCGGCCAGGCGGGCGCTCGCCATCACCCGGCTCGGCAACGACTACATTCCCGCCGGGCGCATGATCGACGAGCGCGCCATCGTCAACGGCGTGGTCGGGCTGCACGCCACCGGCGGCTCGACCAACCACACCATCCACCTCATCGCCATGGCGGCAGCGGCCGGCATCCGGCTGACATGGCAGGACATTTCCGATCTTGCCGAAGCCGTGCCGCTGCTGGCGCGGGTCTATCCGAACGGACTTTCCGACGTGAACCATTTCGCGGCCGCCGGCGGCATGGGCTTCCTGATCCGCGAGCTGCTCGACGCCGGCCTGCTGCACGAGGACGTGCAGACCGTGTGGGGCGAGGGTCTGCGCACCTATACGGTGGAAGCTAAGCTCGGTCCCGACGGCTCGGTGGTGCGCGAGCCCGCCCCGCGCGACAGCGGCGACGAAAAGGTGCTGGCGCCTTTCGCCAAGGCATTCCAGCCGACCGGCGGCCTCAAGGTTCTGGCCGGCAATATCGGCCACGCCATCATCAAGACCTCCGCCGTCAAGCCGGAACGGCATGTGATCGAGGCGCCGGCGCGCGTCTTCGACAGCCAGCAGGGCCTCAACGACGCCTTCAAAGCCGGCGAGCTGACCGGCGATTTCATCGCCGTCATCCGCTTCCAGGGCCCGAAGGCCAACGGCATGCCGGAACTGCACCGGCTCACCACCGTGCTCGGCATATTGCAGGACCGCGGCCAGCGCGTCGCGCTCGTCACCGACGGGCGCATGTCGGGCGCTTCCGGCAAGGTGCCGGCAGCTATCCACGTCACGCCCGAGGCGCTGGAAGGCGGGGTAATCGGCAAGATCCGCGACGGCGACGTGGTGCGGCTCGACGCGACCACTGGCACGCTGGAGCTTCTGGTGTCCGCCGCCGATCTGGCACTGCGGCCCGAACCGCATCCGGACCTGTCCGAAAACGAATTCGGCTTCGGGCGAGAGCTGTTTGCCGGCTTCCGGCACCTGGCAGGACGCGCCGACCACGGAGCCAGCGCCTTCGGAAACGCGGCCTGA
- a CDS encoding Mrp/NBP35 family ATP-binding protein: protein MSVTKEVVTERLRSVSGPDFSGNIVDLGMLSEIFIADGKVFFSITVPAERADHMEPLRAAAERVVKAIPGVNGAVVTLTAEKKGGGMEAAPPARPTPQPRPTPSSARAPQPAPPSRSPGKRGVPGIGAIVAVASGKGGVGKSTTSVNLALGLAANGLKVGVLDADIYGPSMPKLLGIHGRPESADGKILKPMQNYGLKVMSMGFLVDEETPMIWRGPMVVSALTQMLREVEWGQLDVLVVDMPPGTGDAQLTMAQQVPLAGAVIVSTPQDLALIDARKGLNMFRKVDVPLLGIVENMSYFIAPDTGKRYDIFGHGGARREAERLGVAFLGEVPLEMGIRESSDAGKPVTVSRPEGPEARIYRDIAAKVWQRLEEEKNAGSGGPAIVFE, encoded by the coding sequence ATGTCCGTCACCAAGGAAGTTGTCACCGAGCGACTGAGAAGCGTGAGCGGGCCGGATTTTTCCGGCAACATCGTCGATCTCGGCATGCTGTCGGAGATTTTCATCGCCGACGGCAAGGTGTTTTTCTCCATCACCGTTCCGGCCGAACGTGCCGACCACATGGAACCGTTGCGGGCCGCAGCGGAGCGCGTGGTGAAGGCCATTCCCGGCGTCAACGGCGCAGTGGTGACGCTGACGGCAGAGAAGAAAGGCGGCGGCATGGAAGCGGCGCCACCTGCACGTCCGACCCCGCAACCTCGCCCGACACCTTCCTCAGCGCGCGCGCCGCAGCCGGCGCCGCCGTCGCGCAGCCCGGGCAAGCGCGGCGTTCCCGGCATCGGGGCCATCGTCGCCGTCGCCTCCGGCAAGGGCGGGGTCGGCAAATCGACCACGTCGGTGAACCTCGCGCTCGGCCTTGCCGCCAACGGGCTGAAGGTGGGCGTGCTCGATGCCGACATCTATGGCCCGTCGATGCCCAAACTGCTCGGCATCCATGGCCGCCCCGAGAGCGCCGACGGCAAGATCCTGAAGCCGATGCAGAATTACGGCCTCAAGGTCATGTCGATGGGCTTCCTCGTCGACGAGGAAACGCCGATGATCTGGCGCGGGCCGATGGTCGTCTCGGCGCTGACCCAGATGCTGCGCGAGGTGGAATGGGGCCAGCTCGACGTGCTGGTGGTGGACATGCCTCCCGGCACCGGCGACGCACAGCTGACCATGGCCCAGCAGGTGCCGCTGGCCGGCGCCGTCATCGTCTCGACGCCGCAGGACCTTGCCCTGATCGACGCCCGCAAGGGCCTCAACATGTTCCGGAAGGTGGACGTGCCGCTGCTCGGCATCGTCGAGAACATGAGCTATTTCATCGCCCCCGATACCGGCAAGCGCTACGATATTTTCGGCCATGGCGGCGCGCGGCGCGAAGCGGAGCGGCTTGGTGTCGCCTTCCTCGGCGAGGTGCCGCTCGAAATGGGCATCCGCGAAAGCTCGGACGCCGGAAAGCCGGTTACCGTCAGCCGTCCGGAGGGGCCGGAAGCGCGCATCTACCGCGACATCGCCGCAAAGGTCTGGCAGCGCCTAGAGGAGGAAAAGAACGCCGGCTCCGGCGGTCCCGCTATCGTCTTCGAATGA
- a CDS encoding SH3 domain-containing protein — translation MRGLPVFGKPRRQRSVQYGYSAPPSGWHQIKEHSHLVIAGIGSLVFIAIAVTAFWFTLPRADKPVLARAAPQEIAPEAAPVTAQNPAAPDPAPLAPVAVADTAPEPEIQPLALMPEPKVPEIDQQAAAAIIVPDAGQEPATPPESESTGTQTAAIPATRPSPPAQKAAAQKTAAGNGRIIRGVTFRAGPGGDAIGTIPGGTEVKVISCDSWCEIIHKDQRGFIYKDFLDRD, via the coding sequence GTGAGAGGTCTACCGGTTTTCGGCAAACCGAGACGGCAGCGTTCGGTTCAGTATGGGTATAGTGCACCACCATCTGGCTGGCACCAGATCAAGGAGCATTCGCATCTCGTCATTGCCGGGATCGGCAGCCTTGTCTTCATCGCCATTGCAGTCACTGCTTTCTGGTTCACGCTGCCCCGCGCGGACAAGCCGGTTCTGGCCCGGGCAGCGCCACAGGAAATAGCACCAGAAGCAGCGCCAGTGACCGCACAGAACCCTGCAGCGCCGGATCCTGCCCCGCTGGCACCCGTTGCGGTGGCCGACACGGCCCCCGAGCCCGAAATCCAGCCGCTGGCCCTGATGCCGGAGCCAAAGGTTCCCGAGATCGACCAGCAGGCAGCCGCTGCCATAATCGTCCCCGATGCCGGGCAAGAACCGGCCACGCCTCCCGAATCGGAGAGCACCGGCACGCAGACAGCCGCTATTCCGGCAACCCGGCCGAGCCCACCGGCTCAGAAGGCCGCCGCTCAGAAAACGGCTGCCGGCAATGGCCGCATCATCCGCGGCGTCACCTTCCGCGCCGGCCCCGGCGGCGATGCCATCGGCACCATTCCCGGCGGAACCGAGGTCAAGGTGATCTCCTGCGATTCATGGTGCGAGATCATTCACAAGGATCAGCGCGGCTTCATCTACAAGGACTTTCTGGACCGCGACTGA
- a CDS encoding formate dehydrogenase subunit gamma yields MVMQSAGTGIEAQVASIVDGMRGMEGPLLPILHEVQEEFGYVPQEALPVIAKALNLSRAEVYGVVSFYHDYRREPAGRHVLKVCQAESCQSMGSDEVAARFKQALGIGFHQTTPDGRVTLEPVYCLGMCACSPAAMLDGEVIGRIDAARVDEIIAEVRR; encoded by the coding sequence ATGGTCATGCAGAGCGCAGGTACCGGGATCGAAGCGCAGGTTGCGTCGATCGTCGATGGCATGAGAGGCATGGAGGGGCCGCTTCTGCCCATCCTGCACGAGGTGCAGGAGGAGTTCGGCTATGTGCCGCAGGAAGCCCTGCCGGTTATCGCCAAGGCCCTCAACCTGTCGCGTGCCGAGGTTTATGGCGTCGTTTCCTTCTATCACGACTACCGCAGGGAGCCGGCCGGCCGCCATGTGCTGAAGGTCTGCCAGGCCGAATCCTGCCAGTCGATGGGCTCTGACGAGGTCGCTGCACGTTTCAAGCAGGCGCTCGGCATCGGCTTTCACCAGACCACCCCCGATGGGCGGGTGACGCTGGAGCCAGTCTATTGCCTCGGCATGTGCGCCTGCTCGCCGGCCGCCATGCTCGACGGCGAGGTCATCGGCCGCATCGATGCCGCGCGCGTCGACGAGATCATCGCGGAGGTGCGCCGGTGA
- a CDS encoding DUF47 domain-containing protein: MLGWFRKMLPREDKFFDLFERHSHAVVGAAEALQQLLAGKDVDRNADEIVRLEKEADLITAEVMLAVRRSFITPFDRSDIQDLIQSMDDAIDMMHKTVKTVRRFEQTEFDPLMQEMGVAVVEAARLVAEAVPLLNKVGQNVHRLSEIAEEVVKVEERSDDLYERGLRDLYRRHAKGDALAYFVGSELYNQLEKVVDRFEDVASEISGIVIENV, translated from the coding sequence ATGCTTGGCTGGTTCCGGAAAATGCTTCCGCGCGAGGACAAGTTCTTCGATCTCTTTGAACGTCATTCCCATGCTGTTGTGGGGGCCGCCGAAGCCCTGCAGCAACTGCTTGCCGGAAAAGATGTCGACAGGAATGCCGACGAGATCGTGCGTCTGGAGAAAGAGGCCGACCTCATCACCGCCGAGGTGATGCTGGCAGTGCGCCGCTCCTTCATCACACCCTTCGACCGCAGCGACATTCAGGATCTCATTCAGTCGATGGATGACGCCATCGACATGATGCACAAGACGGTCAAGACCGTACGCCGCTTCGAGCAGACCGAGTTCGATCCGCTGATGCAGGAAATGGGCGTCGCCGTTGTCGAAGCCGCGAGGCTGGTCGCCGAAGCCGTTCCCCTGCTCAACAAGGTCGGCCAGAACGTGCATCGCCTCAGCGAGATCGCTGAGGAAGTGGTGAAGGTGGAAGAGCGCTCCGACGATCTGTATGAGCGCGGATTGCGCGACCTCTACCGCCGTCACGCGAAGGGGGACGCACTGGCTTATTTCGTCGGCTCGGAACTCTACAACCAGCTTGAAAAGGTCGTGGACCGTTTCGAGGACGTGGCGAGCGAGATTTCCGGCATCGTCATCGAGAACGTCTGA
- a CDS encoding SDR family oxidoreductase codes for MRLKDKVAVVTGAAAGFGEGIARRFAQEGAKVVVADLNARGAAELADDIGHDAIAVTTDVSKRADVEQMIYAAKNAFGRVDIVVNNAGFTHRNGDLLNVDEPTFDLITAVNMKAIYYSTLAVVPTMQRQGGGVILTTASTAGLRPRPGLTWYNASKGWAITATRSMAVELAPHNIRVNCLCPVAGDTAMLERFMGSDTPELREKFRASVPLGRLSTPLDVANAALWLASDEAAFITGVALEVDGGRCV; via the coding sequence ATGAGATTGAAGGACAAGGTCGCGGTAGTGACCGGGGCAGCAGCAGGATTTGGCGAGGGCATCGCCCGGCGGTTCGCGCAAGAGGGCGCGAAAGTCGTTGTCGCCGATCTCAATGCGCGCGGCGCGGCCGAGCTGGCCGATGACATCGGGCACGACGCGATCGCCGTCACCACCGACGTTTCCAAGCGCGCCGATGTCGAACAGATGATCTATGCGGCCAAGAACGCCTTCGGCCGGGTCGACATCGTCGTCAACAATGCCGGCTTCACCCATCGCAACGGCGATCTTCTGAATGTCGACGAGCCGACCTTCGATCTGATCACGGCGGTCAACATGAAGGCGATCTATTACAGCACGCTGGCGGTGGTGCCGACCATGCAGCGGCAGGGTGGCGGCGTCATCCTCACCACGGCATCGACGGCCGGCCTGCGGCCGCGTCCGGGACTGACATGGTACAACGCCTCCAAGGGCTGGGCGATCACCGCCACCAGGTCGATGGCCGTGGAGCTTGCGCCGCATAACATCCGCGTCAACTGCCTGTGCCCGGTGGCGGGCGATACGGCGATGCTTGAGCGTTTCATGGGCTCCGACACGCCGGAGCTGCGCGAGAAGTTTCGTGCTTCGGTGCCGCTGGGACGGCTGTCGACGCCGCTCGATGTCGCCAACGCCGCGCTGTGGCTGGCTTCCGACGAGGCGGCCTTCATCACCGGCGTGGCGCTGGAGGTCGATGGCGGCCGCTGCGTCTGA
- the zwf gene encoding glucose-6-phosphate dehydrogenase: protein MTSQIIPVDPFDFIIFGGTGDLSERKLLPSLYHRQRDHQFSEPTRIIGTSRTKMSDDEFRTFARKAIEEHVAPEYIDKAELDEFLARLSYVAADAVSGDGFDNLKAAIGDSKTIRAFYLAVAPSLFGDISRNLKSHDLITPASRIVLEKPLGRDLDSARELNDLVGENFRESQIFRIDHYLGKETVQNLMALRFANALYEPLWNSAHIDHVQITVAETVGLEDRVTYYDKAGALRDMVQNHLLQLLCLVAMEAPASMEANAVRDEKLKVLRALKRINGNEAPRHTVRGQYRAGASAGGPVKGYVEELGSESGTETFVAIRAEIENWRWAGVPFYLRTGKRLATRVSEIVIEFKPIPHSIFGDGAGPIFANQLVIRLQPDEGVKQFIMIKDPGPGGMRLRQIPLDMSFAQSFKGRAPDAYERLIMDVVRGNQTLFMRRDEVEAAWSWIDPIQQAWEGSRQEVQGYTAGTWGPSASIALIERDGRTWHEST, encoded by the coding sequence ATGACCAGTCAGATCATCCCCGTCGATCCCTTCGATTTCATCATCTTCGGCGGCACCGGCGACCTGTCGGAGCGCAAGCTTCTGCCCTCGCTCTATCACCGGCAGCGCGACCACCAGTTTTCCGAGCCGACGCGGATCATCGGCACCTCGCGCACGAAGATGAGCGACGACGAGTTCCGCACCTTCGCCCGCAAGGCCATCGAAGAGCATGTCGCGCCCGAATATATCGACAAGGCGGAGCTGGATGAGTTTCTTGCCCGCCTCTCCTATGTAGCCGCTGATGCGGTCAGCGGCGACGGCTTCGACAACCTGAAGGCCGCGATCGGGGACAGCAAGACGATCCGCGCCTTCTATCTGGCGGTGGCGCCGTCCCTGTTCGGCGACATCTCGCGCAACCTGAAATCACACGACCTCATCACGCCCGCCTCGCGCATCGTGCTGGAAAAGCCGCTCGGACGCGACCTCGATTCGGCGCGGGAACTCAACGATCTCGTCGGCGAGAACTTCCGCGAAAGCCAGATCTTCCGCATCGACCACTATCTCGGCAAGGAGACGGTCCAGAACCTGATGGCGCTGCGCTTCGCCAATGCGCTCTACGAGCCCCTGTGGAACTCGGCCCATATCGACCATGTGCAGATAACCGTGGCCGAGACGGTGGGGCTTGAGGATCGCGTCACCTATTACGACAAGGCCGGCGCGCTGCGCGACATGGTGCAGAACCATCTGCTGCAACTGCTCTGCCTCGTCGCCATGGAGGCGCCCGCATCGATGGAGGCCAATGCCGTGCGCGACGAGAAGCTGAAAGTGCTGCGCGCGCTGAAGCGCATCAACGGCAACGAGGCCCCAAGGCACACGGTGCGCGGCCAGTACCGCGCCGGCGCCTCCGCCGGCGGCCCGGTCAAAGGCTATGTCGAGGAGCTGGGCAGCGAGAGCGGCACCGAAACCTTCGTCGCCATCCGCGCCGAGATCGAGAACTGGCGCTGGGCGGGCGTGCCGTTCTATCTCAGGACCGGCAAGCGGCTGGCCACCCGCGTCTCCGAGATCGTCATCGAGTTCAAGCCGATCCCGCATTCCATCTTCGGCGACGGGGCGGGACCGATCTTCGCCAACCAGCTCGTCATCCGCCTGCAGCCGGACGAGGGCGTCAAGCAGTTCATCATGATCAAGGATCCCGGCCCCGGCGGCATGCGGCTGCGGCAGATTCCGCTCGACATGAGCTTTGCGCAATCCTTCAAGGGCCGCGCGCCGGATGCTTACGAGCGCCTCATCATGGATGTGGTGCGCGGCAACCAGACCCTGTTCATGCGCCGCGACGAGGTCGAGGCGGCGTGGAGCTGGATCGATCCGATCCAGCAGGCATGGGAAGGATCGCGGCAGGAGGTGCAGGGCTATACTGCCGGCACCTGGGGCCCATCCGCCTCCATCGCGCTGATCGAGCGCGACGGGCGCACCTGGCACGAAAGCACCTGA